From Xanthomonas citri pv. mangiferaeindicae:
ATTGCCGCGCACGCCGCCGATGGTGGCCAGATCCTTGATGCGTTCCTGCGCGAAAGCGGGCAGGCACACGCACAGCACAAGCGCGGCGACGAGCAACGGACGGTAGCGGGCAGGGCGCATGACGGGACTCAGTAGGGAGACAGCCGCGAATTAAAGAACCGGCCGAGCCAGCCCATCGCGTTGGACTGGGCGATCGCGCCGCGGCCGCCGTAGACGATCCGCGCGTCGGCGACGCGGCCCGAGGGCACACTGTTGTCGGGGGCGATGTCGGCCGGGCGCACGATGCCCTGGACCTGCACCAGTTCATTGCCCTGATTGAGGCGCAATTCCTTGCTGCCTTCGACGACGAGATTGCCGTTGGGCAGACGCTGCACCACGGTGACGGTGATGCTGCCCTGCAGGCGGTTGCTCTGCGTGCTGCGGCCATTGCCGTCGAAATCGCGCTTGCCGCTGGCGCTGGCGCCAAGCACTTCGCGCCCGCCGATCGTGACCGGGGCGCCGAACAGGTTCGGCGGCGCGATGTCCACTGAGCTTTCCTTGCCGACCTTGGTCGCAGCGTTGGTCTGCGCGATCGTGCTCTCGATCAGCTGGATCGTGATCAGGTCGCCAACCTCGCGCGCGCGCTTGTCGGCGAACAGCGACAGTCCGCCGCCCCCGGCCTGGTAGATCGCGCCCTGGGTCGCATACGTCGGCGGGGCTGCGACCGGCTGGATCGGTGCCAGCGCGGGATACGGCCGGACATCGCCGGCGGCGACGCAGCCGCCGAGCAGGGCAGGCAGGGCGAGCAGCACGAGCGCGCGTGGCGCAGATGGCGGAACCACGGACATGGCAGCCTCAGACGTTGTTGTTGAGATAGCCGAGCATCGAGTCGGTGGTCGAGATCGCCTTGGCGTTCATCTCGTAGGCGCGCTGGGTCTCGATCATGCTGACCAGCTCTTCGACCACGTTGACGTTGCTGCCTTCCAGCGCGCCCTGTTCGATCAGGCCCAGGCCGTTGAGGCCCGGCGTGCCGTTCTGCGCCGGCCCCGAAGCAGTCGTCTCCAGATACAGGTTCTCGCCGCGCGCCTGCAGGCCCGCCGGGTTGATGAAGTCGGTGATCGTCAGTGAGCCGATCTCCAGCGCCTGGCCCTCACCGGCCATCTGCACGGTGATCGTGCCGTCCTGGCCGATGGTCATCGCCTGCGCGCCCTCCGGGATCTGGATGCCCGGCTGCACGGCGAAGCCGCTGTTGGTCACCAGTTCGCCCTGCGGACTGATCTTGAAGCTGCCGTCGCGGGTATAGGCCGACGTGCCATCGGGCAGCAGCACCTCGAAGAACCCACGGCCGTCGACCATCACGTCGAGCGCGCGGCCGGTCTGCTGCGGATTGCCCTGCTGGAAGTCCTTGGCTGTCGAGACCACGCGCACGCCAGTGCCGAGCTGCAGACCGGTCGGCAGCTGCGTCTGCGCCGAGCTCGCACCGCCAGGCTGGCGCACCTGTTGGTAGAGCAGGTCCTCGAAGTTGGCGCGGTCGCGCTTGAAGCCGGTGGTGTTGGTGTTGGCGAGATTGTTGGAGACCACCGACATGCGCGTCTGCTGCGCATCCAGCCCGGTCTTCGCCACCCACAGTGCCTGGTTCATCGTCGTGTCCTCGATGCGGCGCACCGCGCCGTCCACCATCAGCGATGCAATCCCCGTGCCACCGTCCCAAAACCGGGGTCAGCAAAAACTGGGGTCAGAGTGCAATTTCGTAGCGACTGCATCGGGTCGTCTTGCCACGACGACGAAATTGCACTCTGACCCCGGTTTTGAGACGCCGGTTTTCTAGCGTCAGCCGCCCAGGCGGAGCAGGCTGTTGGCGGCCTGGGCGTTGTCGTCGCCGCGCTGGATCAGCTTGACCTGCATTTCGAACTGGCGTTGCAGCTGGATCATCTGCACCAGGGCGCCGGCGGCGTCGACGTTGCTCGCTTCCAGGGCGCCGGTCGTCATGACGTTGCCGACGGCCTGAGCCGGGGGTTGTTGGGGGTCGGTGCTGCGCATCAGCCCGTCGAGCCCGCGCGCGAGCCGGTCGGGGGGCGCCTCGACCACGCGCAGGCGGCCGACGATCGCCAGCGTCTGCGGGCCTTCGCCGAGCGGCACGATCGACACCGTGCCGTCCTCGCCGATGTCCAGCGCCTGGTGCGGCGGCAGCGCAAGCGGCTGGCCGTTCTCGTCGATCAGTGGATGTCCGCCGCCGGTGACCAGTTGGCCGTTGGGGGTCGGCGACAGATTTCCGGCGCGGGTGTAGGCCACCCCGCCGTCGGCCGACTGCACCGCCAGCCAGCGGTCGGGCCGCAGCGAGACATCGAGCGCGTTGCCGGTCACCCGTTGCGCACCGACCCGGCTGTCGAAGCCTTGGTCGATGTGCATCGCGTCGATGCGCGAGGCGTGTTCGCCGCCGGGCACGCGATAGGCCCGGGTATTGGCCAGTGCGGCCTTGAAGCCGGCGGTCTCGGCATTGGCAAGGTTGTGCGCCACCGTGCCCTGGGCCTGCAGCGTGGCGCGGGCGCCGCTCATCGCGACGTAGAGGGCTTTGTCCATGGGGGGCCGGGTCTGGAGTTTCGGGGGCGAGGGCGCAAGACGAGCGGGGAGTTGGCGATCCGGAGCGGGTGCAGACGTGCGCGCAACGTCGTCCTCTCACCCGCCACGCATCGACCGGCCGGCGCATCAACGGATGTTGATGACCGTCTGCGTGACCTGGTCCTGGGTCGAGATCATCTGTGCGTTGGCCTGGAAGTTGCGCTGGGCGACGATCATGTTGACCAACTGCTCGGTCAGATCGACGGTCGACGATTCCAGCGCGCCGGCCTGCAGGTGGCCGAAATCGGCGCTGTCGGGTACGCCGGTGCGCGAGGCGCCCGAATCGTAGCTTTCGGCCCAGAAATTGTTGCCCTGCGATTGCAGCCCCTGCGGGTTGACGAAGGTCGTCAGCGCGACCTGGCCCAGCGCGGCGTCGGCGCCGTTGGAATAGCGCGCAAACACCACGCCGTCGGCCGCGATGCTGATCTCGTCGAGCTTGCCGGCCGCGTAGCCGTCCTGGCGGTTGTCGCGCAGTTGGAAGCCGTTGCCGTACTGGGTCGAGCCGCTGACATCGAGCGTGACCGCGACCTCGCCAGCCCCGTTGCCCGGCACGAACGGCGTCAGCACGATGCGGCCATCGGCGGGCTCGGTCAGCGCGCCGTTGTCGGTGAAGGTGAGCGTGGCGACATCGCCGACGCGTTCGCCGTCGATGTAGGTGTGCACCTGCCATTCGTTGGCCACATCGGTCTTGACGAAGTACGAGGTCTGCACGTGGCTCACGCCCAGCGAGTCGAACACCGTGACGCCGCCGCTCGAGGCGTTGTAGCTGTTGGGCTCCCCCGGATCGAAGGTCGCGATCGTCGGCGGCTTCGCATTGCCGGGCAGGGTGAACTTCAGGTTGACCGCGCTGGTCGCGCGTGGCGGGCTGTCGGTGGTCAGCAGCTGCAGGTCGGTCACACGGCCGATGTCGAAGCCGGTGCCATTGGCGCTGGGGGGTAGACCTGCAGCCGGGCCCCGTCCGGGGTGCCGATGTAGCCCTGGTTGTCGGCCTGGAAGTTGCCGGCGCGGCTGTAGAGCCGGGTGCCGTTCTTGTTGAGGGTGAAGAAGCCCTCGCCATCGATCGCCATGTCCAGGTTGCGCCCGGTCGGCGTGATGTTGCCCTGGGAGAATTGCTGGGCGACGTTGCTCAGCTTCACGCCTGAGCCGATCGCGTTGCGGGCCAGCCCGTAGGACGTCCGCGAGAACAGATCGCCGAATTCCGCGCGCGACTCCTTGAAGCCGGTGGTGTTGACGTTGGCGACGTTATTGGCAGTGACGTTGAGGTCGGCGTTGGCTGCGTTGATGCCGGACAGTGCGGTGTTGAAGCTCATGGCGGACTCCGTTGTGGTCGGGCGCGGATGAAAAGGGCGGTCAGTTGACGCGCAGCACGTAGCCGATCGGCGCGGTGCCCAGGCCGTCGAGATCGAGGTAGAGCCCGTCGCTGCCGACCGACACGCTGTCGACGCGGGCGCGCACATAGGTGCTCAGCACCGAGGACTCGCCGCTGCCCGCCAGGTGGCGTGCGGCGATGCCATAGGTCCCGGCCGGCAGCCGGTTGCCGGCGGCATCGGTGCCGTCCCAGGCGAACGCGACCTCGCCGGCGGCGGTGGCCGGCACGCTGAACTGGTGCACGAGCTCGCCGTTGGCATCGGTGACATCGAAGTTCACGATGCCGGCCGACGGGGCGGCGACCAGGCCGGTCGCGCTGCCTTCGCTCGGCAGCGCCAGCTTGGCCGATGGCAGCACCACATCGCGGCCCACCAGATTCGCGCCGCGCAGCAACTGGTCGCTGGCCATCGCATTGGCGAAGCCGTTGACCGAGCTGTTGAGGTCCTGGATGCCCTGCACGGTCGAGAACTGCGCCAACTGGCCGAGGAACGCACTGTTCTCCATCGGCTTGAGCGGGTCCTGGTGCTTGAGCTGTTCGGTCATCAGCCGCAGGAAGTCGGCCTGGCCGAGTGAGGCGTCCTTCTTGTCGGCAGCCTTGCCGCTGCCTAGGCCGAGGCTGTTGGCGATGTCGCTGGAGATCGTGCTCATCAGCGGCCCATGCTCAAGGTGGCGACGGCCAGTTCCTTGGCGGTGTTCATCATCTCCACGCCCGCCTGGTAGCTGCGCGAGGCGGAGATCAGGTTGACCATCTGCGACACCGGGTCGACGTCGGGCGCGTACACGTAACCCTGGGCATCGGCGAGCGGGTGACCGGGTTCGTAGCGCTGGATCGGCGGCGTGTCGCGCTCGACGATGCCAGCCACCTGCACGCCGGTCAGCGCCGGGTCGCTGGCATGCGCGCTGGCGCGGAACACCGGCTCGAGCGGCCGGTAGACCTGCTCGGGCGTGCCGGCGACCGAGTCGGCGTTGGCCAGGTTGCTGGCCAGCGTGCTCAAGCGGACCGACTGGGCCTGCATGGCCGAACCGGCGACATCGAAGATCGGCAGGTTGCTCATCGGTTACTGTCCGGTGATGGCGGTCAGCAGGGTGCGGACCTTGGATTCGAGGAAACTCAGCGACGCCCGGTACTCCAGCGCCGCGCGGCCGTAGGCGGCGCGCTCGGCATCAGGATCGACACTGTTGCCGTCCAGACTGGCCTGGGCAGCGACGCGCGCGACCTCGAACGGCGCCAGGGCATCGGCGCCCGGCAGCGGGATGTGATCGGTGCGCTCGCGCAAGCCGGACTGTCCGCCGGCTTCGCGCGCGCGCGCAGCAGCGGCCAGCGCGGCGTTGAAGTCGAGGTCACGGGCCTGAAAGCCCGGTGTGTCGGCGTTGGCCAGGTTGCTGGCGATGAGCTTCATCCGCTGCTCGCGCAGCGGCAGCGCATCGGCCTGCAGCCCGAGATAGGACGAGATCGGATTGGACATGACCGGCCTCCGGCGGAGTTCACCGGTGACCGTGCAAGCGGCGTGCCAAGGCGTGCGGCGTGGCAGCCGCGGCCAGGCTCAGGCGGCGACGAGTCGTCCGCCGGCCGCGTCGGCGACCTCGTGCAGGCGCTTGAGCACTTCGTCGGCCAGGTCGTGCGGGCTGTACTTGGCGACGAACGCGTTCGCGCCCACGCTCTGCACCATCGAGGTGTTGAACACACCCGACAGCGAGGTGTGCAGCAGCACGTACAGATCGGCGAGGCCTGGGTGGCGACGGATTTCCGTCGTCAGCGTGTAGCCGTCCATCGCTGGCATTTCGATATCGGAGACGATCATCGCGTAGCGCTGCGAGGGCGGCTCGCCGGCCGCGTGCAGCTGCAGCAGGTGGTCGAGCGCCTGGCGGCCGTCGGACAGCAGCGTCACCCCGACGCCGAGCTGGTCGAGCACGCTGCGGATCTGCTGGCGCGCGACCCGCGAGTCGTCGACCACCAGCACCTGCATCGGCGGTGCATCGGCCGGCAGCGCATAGTCCGGGGACAGGTCGGCGTCCATCCGCGCCTGCGAGATGTCGGCCAGCACGCTTTCGACGTCGATCACCTGGATCAGCTCGCCCTGGTAGCGGGTGACCGCGGTCAAATAGCCGCCCTCGGCGCCCAGGTCCGGCGGCGGCAGCACGTCCTCGACCGCGATGTTGACGATGCGTTCGACTCCGCTGACCAGAAAGCCCTGCACCGAGCGGTTGAACTCGGTGACCACCAGATAGCCGGGTGGGGCATCGTCGCTGCGCTCGGGATGGCCGATCGCCACGCCCAGGTCGAGCACCGGCACGCTGCGGCCGCGTACGTCCGCCACACCGGCGAACTGCGCCGGCAGCCCCGGCACCCGGAACAGATGCGGTCGGCGCAGGACTTCCTGCACCTTGAAGACATTGACGCCAAAAACCTGACGTCCGCCGAGACGGAACAGCAGCAGCGCCAGCCGGTTGTGGCCGGCGAGGCGGGTACGCTGGTCGATGCGGTCGAGCAGATCCTGCGACATGCCTGCGGTATCGGCCCGCCGACCGACGACTTGAGCCCGGGCCGATGCACGCTGCGGCACGGCGCTTGCATCGGCGGCAGCATCCGTTCGTCCCAGAGGGGCCCGCCATGACCGCCTGCCTGCCGCGTCCCGTCGGAACCGCCTGGCGCCTGGCCGCTGCGCTGCTGGCATGCGCCGGAGCCGCGTCGGTCGTGGCGTCGGATGCCTTCCAGTCGGTCGACTCGATCCGCCTGGCCGCACTGTCGGCGGTCGAAGGCGGCGAGGCCGAGACGGCGCTCGACCCGGCCCTGCGCATGCCGCGGTGCGCCGAGCCGCTGCAGGCCACGCGCAGCGGCGGCGCCACCGTGGAGGTGAGTTGCCCGGCCGGTTGGCGTCTGTACGTCCCGGTCCGCGTGCGGCGCAGCCAGACGGTGCTCGTGCTGGCGCGCGGCGTGGCTTCAGGCCAGACGATCGCGGCCGATGACCTCATCGCCGAACGCCGCGACGGCGCGCGTGTGGCCGGCGCCGCGGTGGCCGATCCTGCCGAGGCCGTCGGTCGCAGCGCCCGCCGCACGCTGCTTGCCGGCAGCGTGCTGACCGCGGGCGACCTGGTGTCGCCGCGGCTGGTGCGCCGCGGCGACACCATCGCCCTGGTCTCGCGCCAGGCCGGGGTCGAGGTGCGCATGGCCGGTCGCGCGCTCGGCGACGCTGGCGAGCGTGAGCGGGTCAGCGTCGAAAACCTGTCCTCGCGCCGGGTGGTGCAGGGCATCGTCGACCCGGCCGGCGACGTGGTCGTGGGACGCTGAGGACGATGCGATCTGGCACCCGACGCCGATTGGCGCTAAAGCTCCGCGGACGGCGGCCGATACCGTCCACGAACCCATTCACGCACTTCGTGTCAGGATCCCTGCCATGACCCACAAGATCGATGGACTCCAGGCGCCGACCGTCCGCAGTGCCGCGCCCGTGGCCGGCGCCCAGGTGGCCCGTGCCGGCGACAGCCGCGACAAGGCGGTCGAAGCCGCCAGTGCCACGGCCGGCGACAGCCTGCGTCTGACCGGCGAGGCGACCGGCCTGCAGGCTTTGCAGCGCGACCTCTCGACGCGACCGGCCTTCGACGAATCGCGCGTCCAGGCCGTGCGTGAGGCGATCGCCTCGGGCAGCTACCGCGTCGACGCCGAGGCGATCGCCTCGCGGATGCTCGATCTCGACGCCCGCCTGGGCGGCTGATCCGATGACGGCGGCACAGGACAGCCTGGCCCGTCTTGCGAGCGCGCTCGCCGACGAGCGCGAGGCGCTGATCGGCCACGATGTCGGCGCGCTGATGCGCTCGACCCAGGACAAGATCGTCGCGCTGCGCGAGCTCGAGCGCTGCCCGGCCGGCGAACTGGCCGGTCCACTGGCCGAGCTGAGCGAGCTCAATCGCGCCAACGGCGCACTGCTGGCCCGGCGCCGCCGCGAGGTGAACTGGGCGCTGCGGCATCTTGGCCGTACCGAGAGCCTGCCCGGCTACGACGCACAGGGCCGCGCCGAGCGCGATTGCCGCAGCCGCGAACTCGCGGTCGCCTGAGCGGCCGCCGCCTGCGGTTAGAATCGCCGGGCGTCCGTAGCCGGCTCTTTGCAGTGCCCCCGATTTTCGATCCCGTCGCCGCACCGCCTCCGACCATGCCC
This genomic window contains:
- a CDS encoding flagellar basal body L-ring protein; amino-acid sequence: MSVVPPSAPRALVLLALPALLGGCVAAGDVRPYPALAPIQPVAAPPTYATQGAIYQAGGGGLSLFADKRAREVGDLITIQLIESTIAQTNAATKVGKESSVDIAPPNLFGAPVTIGGREVLGASASGKRDFDGNGRSTQSNRLQGSITVTVVQRLPNGNLVVEGSKELRLNQGNELVQVQGIVRPADIAPDNSVPSGRVADARIVYGGRGAIAQSNAMGWLGRFFNSRLSPY
- a CDS encoding flagellar basal-body rod protein FlgG encodes the protein MNQALWVAKTGLDAQQTRMSVVSNNLANTNTTGFKRDRANFEDLLYQQVRQPGGASSAQTQLPTGLQLGTGVRVVSTAKDFQQGNPQQTGRALDVMVDGRGFFEVLLPDGTSAYTRDGSFKISPQGELVTNSGFAVQPGIQIPEGAQAMTIGQDGTITVQMAGEGQALEIGSLTITDFINPAGLQARGENLYLETTASGPAQNGTPGLNGLGLIEQGALEGSNVNVVEELVSMIETQRAYEMNAKAISTTDSMLGYLNNNV
- a CDS encoding flagellar biosynthesis protein FlgF, whose product is MDKALYVAMSGARATLQAQGTVAHNLANAETAGFKAALANTRAYRVPGGEHASRIDAMHIDQGFDSRVGAQRVTGNALDVSLRPDRWLAVQSADGGVAYTRAGNLSPTPNGQLVTGGGHPLIDENGQPLALPPHQALDIGEDGTVSIVPLGEGPQTLAIVGRLRVVEAPPDRLARGLDGLMRSTDPQQPPAQAVGNVMTTGALEASNVDAAGALVQMIQLQRQFEMQVKLIQRGDDNAQAANSLLRLGG
- the flgD gene encoding flagellar basal body rod modification protein (acts as a scaffold for the assembly of hook proteins onto the flagellar basal body rod), whose product is MSTISSDIANSLGLGSGKAADKKDASLGQADFLRLMTEQLKHQDPLKPMENSAFLGQLAQFSTVQGIQDLNSSVNGFANAMASDQLLRGANLVGRDVVLPSAKLALPSEGSATGLVAAPSAGIVNFDVTDANGELVHQFSVPATAAGEVAFAWDGTDAAGNRLPAGTYGIAARHLAGSGESSVLSTYVRARVDSVSVGSDGLYLDLDGLGTAPIGYVLRVN
- a CDS encoding flagellar basal body rod protein FlgC; translation: MSNLPIFDVAGSAMQAQSVRLSTLASNLANADSVAGTPEQVYRPLEPVFRASAHASDPALTGVQVAGIVERDTPPIQRYEPGHPLADAQGYVYAPDVDPVSQMVNLISASRSYQAGVEMMNTAKELAVATLSMGR
- a CDS encoding flagellar basal-body rod protein FlgB, translated to MSNPISSYLGLQADALPLREQRMKLIASNLANADTPGFQARDLDFNAALAAAARAREAGGQSGLRERTDHIPLPGADALAPFEVARVAAQASLDGNSVDPDAERAAYGRAALEYRASLSFLESKVRTLLTAITGQ
- a CDS encoding chemotaxis protein CheW, which produces MSQDLLDRIDQRTRLAGHNRLALLLFRLGGRQVFGVNVFKVQEVLRRPHLFRVPGLPAQFAGVADVRGRSVPVLDLGVAIGHPERSDDAPPGYLVVTEFNRSVQGFLVSGVERIVNIAVEDVLPPPDLGAEGGYLTAVTRYQGELIQVIDVESVLADISQARMDADLSPDYALPADAPPMQVLVVDDSRVARQQIRSVLDQLGVGVTLLSDGRQALDHLLQLHAAGEPPSQRYAMIVSDIEMPAMDGYTLTTEIRRHPGLADLYVLLHTSLSGVFNTSMVQSVGANAFVAKYSPHDLADEVLKRLHEVADAAGGRLVAA
- a CDS encoding flagella basal body P-ring formation protein FlgA; its protein translation is MAAALLACAGAASVVASDAFQSVDSIRLAALSAVEGGEAETALDPALRMPRCAEPLQATRSGGATVEVSCPAGWRLYVPVRVRRSQTVLVLARGVASGQTIAADDLIAERRDGARVAGAAVADPAEAVGRSARRTLLAGSVLTAGDLVSPRLVRRGDTIALVSRQAGVEVRMAGRALGDAGERERVSVENLSSRRVVQGIVDPAGDVVVGR
- a CDS encoding flagellar biosynthesis anti-sigma factor FlgM, with the protein product MTHKIDGLQAPTVRSAAPVAGAQVARAGDSRDKAVEAASATAGDSLRLTGEATGLQALQRDLSTRPAFDESRVQAVREAIASGSYRVDAEAIASRMLDLDARLGG
- a CDS encoding flagella protein; this encodes MTAAQDSLARLASALADEREALIGHDVGALMRSTQDKIVALRELERCPAGELAGPLAELSELNRANGALLARRRREVNWALRHLGRTESLPGYDAQGRAERDCRSRELAVA